Genomic DNA from Calditrichota bacterium:
GGCACGTTGTGCGAGGGATGAATGTACAGGCGGTGCCCCTTTTCCACCAGCATCTCGGCCACGGTGGTGATGATCATCCACACGGCCGTAGTGAAGGCGATCGTGGAGATAGGTCCGACGTTGTCCACGTGGTTCTTCAACGGGACCACCGCATCACGCGCGGGCACACAGGTATCCACAACCACGTCGGCGATTTCAAAAATCTTTTTTCCGGAAGAGTGGCGGGTGGGCGCGTCCTTGAAGGCCTGGGCCGAACCGGTGGCCACCACCTTCATCCCCAACCTCTTGGCCTCCAGCGCAATGTCGATGTTCACGTTGTTGATACCTGAATGGGAGAAAATCCACATGGTGTCTCGGGGGTCGAAGGTGTAGCTGCGCATGATCTCCTTGCCGTAGCCTTCCACCCTTTCGAGAAACACGAACTGGTGCACGCCCATCTCGCCCACGATGTGGGTGAAGAATGACAGGGGCAGTTCGATCATTGGATGGAAGCCGACGAAGCCACCGATGCGGGGGTACATCTCCTCCACCGGCAGGGTGGCGTGGCCGCAGCCGAAGGTATGCACCCAGCGCCCTGCGCCGATGGATTCGGCCATGATCGCTGCGGCTTTCGTGATATTGTCGCGTTGCGTAGCAGCAATGTCATCCATGACCTTGCGTGCATGCGAAAGCCAGATGTCAGCCAGCATAGTGAGCTCCATATTGTCAGTTCGTCTGTACGGAACGTGCCAGGCGGCGACTCACCACGGTGAACAGCCCGCCCGCGCACACCAGGCCGATGGGGATAAGGAGGAATGAGACGCGCAGGCCGCGCGCGTCGCCGATCACCCCCGCCAGTGCCGGCAGAGCCATACCACCGGTCAAGGCCATCACAAAGGCGATGCTAAAGGCCGTACCGGAAAACCTCGGGTAGGCATCGCCCACAAAGCTCAGCACGGTGGGAAAAAGCCCGGCAAATCCTGCGCCGATCACAAAAAGGCCGACAAGCGCCACTCCCGGGGAACGAGCAAGCAAGGTGAGGAGTGCTCCAACCAGGGCAGTGGCGAGAGCAGCGCGCACTACCCGCGGCCGAGCCGCCGCCTTGAGCATCGTGCCCAGCACCAGGCGCGCCCCCACAAGCCCGAGCCAGTAGGAAACCAGATAGAGCACCGCCCTGTCCTGCCGGACGCCCAGTTCTTCCTGCAAGAACACTGCACTCCAGCTGCCCGTGGTGATTTCCATGCCGCTCTGGAAGAACAGCATGCCGCCGAGCAGAAGCAGCGTTGGTTGGCCCACCAGTCTAAGGGCATCACGGAGAGGGAAGCCTTGCGCGTGCTTCGGCTTCGGGAAGGGCACCGCCAGAGTGAACAGCAGAGGGACCGCCACGGCAGCCCCGGCGATGCCAATAACCCATTGATAGCTGGTTTGTGCGCCGAGCGCCCCGAGCAGCAACGGCACCCCCATGGCGCCGATGCCGAAGAAAACGCCCAAGAGGTTGAGACCGGCGCCGCGCCCCTCCTCACTGATCTCGGCCACCAAGGCGTTGGTCCCGCCATTGATCACCCCTCCACCGAATCCAATGAGAAAGACAAAGGCGCGCAGCACGGCCAGGGAAGGCGCCAGGGCGATCCCCTCGAACCCTATCAGGAGCAGAGCAGTGCAAAAGGCCAACAAGGCTTTGTAGCCGTAGCGGTCGGCGATCGGCCCAAAGACCACTGAGCCGCTCAGGATGCCAAAAGAAAGAAGGGCCATGAGCGACCCGGCCTCAGTCTTGTCGATGCCGAACTTGGGGATTACCTCTGGCAGGATTGCGCCCAGCGTGGTGAGCACCACACCGAACATCAACATTCCCAGACAGCACGCGGCAAACACTTGCGCTCGACGATAGCTCATGGCTTCCTCACGATGTTCTTTCTCTGGCTGCTAGCCAGGCGAGGCGTGCGGCGCCATAGAGTCCTGCCTCGCCGCCCAACGCCGACGCCACCAGCCGCACCTGCGTGATGCTGATCGGCTGCGCCCATAGATGTGCCTCTTCAGCAATGCGTTCCAAAAACTGCACGGCCGGCCCAAAAACCCCGCCGCCGAAGATGATCTGCTCCGGGTTGAAAAGGCTTACTAGGTTAGCCACTGCCATACCCCAGAAGGCGATGCACTGGTCAAGAACACGAGTAGCTAATTCATCTCCCTGGGCAAAGGCGGCAAAGACGTCCGGCGCAGCGAGCTGCTCCGGGGACTTCCCGCGCAGTGGCCCCTGGTAGTCGGATTCGCGGGCGAGGAGCTCGTGGGCAAAGCGGGCGATGCCTGCGCCCGAGGCATAGTATTCAAAGCAGCCGCACGTCTTGTACTCCGGGCGGTAGGGCCTGTCCAAGGCCAGCCAGCCTATGGCGCCGGCCACATCACCATGTCCGCGCAGCACGCGGCCGTCGACCAGTATGCCCGCACCGATGCCCGTGCCCACGGCCAAGAAAATGGCGTTTCGGCACCCCTTGGCTACTCCTTGCCAGGTCTCACCGAGGATGTACGCGGCGCGGTCGCTATCAATGGTCACCGCCAGCCGCGACGTGGCGGGTAAGGAGCAAATCTCCTCAAGGAGCGGGTACTCCTCCCACCCCGGGATGTTCGGCGCCCACACCCGACCGGTGGCAGCATAGTAGATGCCCGGCACCGACACCCCTATGGCCTGCGGCACGTAGCCGCCGTCTTCCGCAACCTTGAGCAGAGCGCTGATCTGGGCGCAAACGAGGGCCCCGACCTGACGACCGCTCCTTTGCTGCAAGGGCGCGACCTCTTTGTGCACCGCCTGGCCTTCTTCGGTGAAAAGGGCGGTGGCCAATTTGGTACCACCCAAGTCGAGTGCCAGCACAACGGGAGTCACTTTGGTCTGCCTCGCTCCTTTTCTTCCTGTTTGTCGCAAGAACTCGCGACAATATAGAAAAACGCCCGAGTGTTTGCAAGCAGAAAAAGGCCGAACCCGGCGTTTTCTGGGGTCGGGAATTGGGCCGTCTGCCCTTCGCACTCGCCTCGGTAGGTTTTCCTGCGCAGCGATTACTCGCGAGTCGGAGGTGCAGGAGAGCTGCTTTCCATCGCCAAGTCCGCTCAAAAAAACACTTGACTTTTGCAGCCGCCGTGGTTAAATTGCATGCGGTGGCAGCCTCATGAGCAGCTCGTCCTCTACGCATCGACAGGCTGGCCACGCAGTTTCTCCGAACAAGGCGTCGGGGTAGACAAGAGGCGACCTTGCTTCGTATCCTGCATGCGACAATCCCATCGCCACACCCCATTCGAGGGGGAGGAACTCTCCTCGCTTGCCCTTGCACAAGGAGTAAACCACGTTGCAATCGTCTCCATAGCACGGAGGAATCACATATGCTGCATAGACGTACTGTCCAGGGCTGGCTGGTCTCGCTGACCGGCCTGGTGACGCTGCTTTTCGTGTGCATATGTCCGCCTGCACAGGCAGCCAACGGAAAGATAGCCGGTCGCGTCTATGACGCGCAAACCAAGGAACCATTGCCTGGGGCGAATGTCATTGTTGAGAGCATCTGGCAGGCTGGCCGACCGGTGTCGCTCGAAGTCAAACTCGGGGCGGCAGCCGACCGCGAGGGGTACTTTGTCATCCTC
This window encodes:
- a CDS encoding sugar isomerase domain-containing protein, translated to MLADIWLSHARKVMDDIAATQRDNITKAAAIMAESIGAGRWVHTFGCGHATLPVEEMYPRIGGFVGFHPMIELPLSFFTHIVGEMGVHQFVFLERVEGYGKEIMRSYTFDPRDTMWIFSHSGINNVNIDIALEAKRLGMKVVATGSAQAFKDAPTRHSSGKKIFEIADVVVDTCVPARDAVVPLKNHVDNVGPISTIAFTTAVWMIITTVAEMLVEKGHRLYIHPSHNVPGDTTARERLSEALAEYKRRIAGV
- a CDS encoding MFS transporter, whose amino-acid sequence is MSYRRAQVFAACCLGMLMFGVVLTTLGAILPEVIPKFGIDKTEAGSLMALLSFGILSGSVVFGPIADRYGYKALLAFCTALLLIGFEGIALAPSLAVLRAFVFLIGFGGGVINGGTNALVAEISEEGRGAGLNLLGVFFGIGAMGVPLLLGALGAQTSYQWVIGIAGAAVAVPLLFTLAVPFPKPKHAQGFPLRDALRLVGQPTLLLLGGMLFFQSGMEITTGSWSAVFLQEELGVRQDRAVLYLVSYWLGLVGARLVLGTMLKAAARPRVVRAALATALVGALLTLLARSPGVALVGLFVIGAGFAGLFPTVLSFVGDAYPRFSGTAFSIAFVMALTGGMALPALAGVIGDARGLRVSFLLIPIGLVCAGGLFTVVSRRLARSVQTN
- a CDS encoding ROK family protein, producing the protein MLALDLGGTKLATALFTEEGQAVHKEVAPLQQRSGRQVGALVCAQISALLKVAEDGGYVPQAIGVSVPGIYYAATGRVWAPNIPGWEEYPLLEEICSLPATSRLAVTIDSDRAAYILGETWQGVAKGCRNAIFLAVGTGIGAGILVDGRVLRGHGDVAGAIGWLALDRPYRPEYKTCGCFEYYASGAGIARFAHELLARESDYQGPLRGKSPEQLAAPDVFAAFAQGDELATRVLDQCIAFWGMAVANLVSLFNPEQIIFGGGVFGPAVQFLERIAEEAHLWAQPISITQVRLVASALGGEAGLYGAARLAWLAARERTS